CCCCGGAAGTGTACTGATTGCGGGCCAGCCATTCGAGGCCGCGGCGGATGGCCTGCACCTGTTCGGGAGTGACTTCCTGGAACGCGCCGGGCGCGGAATCCTCCTGGGCCGCCGCCCACGCGGGGACGCCCAGCGCCGCCGCCTTGAGAAACTCGCGACGGTTCATCTTCCTAGGAATTATACGCCGCGCAAGGCCCCGGCCGGGAGATCTTCCGTCCGGCGGGCCCGCGCCCTACAATGTCCGCCCATGCTTGAAAAGCTGCGCCGCACCCTCGACATGATCAAGGTCCAGCATTCCGTCTTCGCTCTTCCGTGGGCGTTCGTGTCCGCCTTCTACGCCGCGGGGGGGCTCCCCACGGGCGCGCAGATGTCCTGGATCCTCGTCGCCATGGTGTCGGCCCGAAGCGCCGCCATGGCCTTCAACCGCATCGCCGACCTGCGCTTCGACGCGGAGAACCCCCGCACGAAGGACCGGGCGCTCCCGTCCGGACGCCTCACCGTGGGCTTCGCCTGGGGCTTCACGCTGGCGATGATCGCGCTTTTCTTTCTGTCGGCGGCGATGCTCAACCCGCTGTGCCTCAAGCTCGCTCCGGTCGCCCTGGCCGTCACGATGGGCTACTCGTACACCAAGCGCTTCACCGTCTTCTGCCACGGGTTCCTCGGGCTGTCCCTGGCGATCGCGCCGATCGGCGCATGGCTGGCGGTGCGGCCCGACCGGGCGGGCCACCCCCTGCCGTACCTCCTCGGGGCGGCGGTTCTCTTCTGGATCGCCGGGGCGGACATCC
Above is a window of Planctomycetota bacterium DNA encoding:
- a CDS encoding UbiA-like polyprenyltransferase, which produces MLEKLRRTLDMIKVQHSVFALPWAFVSAFYAAGGLPTGAQMSWILVAMVSARSAAMAFNRIADLRFDAENPRTKDRALPSGRLTVGFAWGFTLAMIALFFLSAAMLNPLCLKLAPVALAVTMGYSYTKRFTVFCHGFLGLSLAIAPIGAWLAVRPDRAGHPLPYLLGAAVLFWIAGADILYACEDVEFDRRKGLRSVPAALGLRGAMIVSALCHGVAVAALAAAGRAGGLGPWYYAAVAAIALLLIYEHAIVSPTDLRRVNRAFFHVNAVVSGVILAGGILDLLTRR